The Pyrenophora tritici-repentis strain M4 chromosome 10, whole genome shotgun sequence genome contains a region encoding:
- a CDS encoding Dimer-Tnp-hAT domain containing protein, with translation MPVAKEQVGDVPEGLVPAIKLEPPPGFEQDEWEQLTDGFACEADEIDGILDQRGSGGSRKGRPINLSVPYTGSLSGSARAIAQRERKALFDKEEKVLESVRTADRSAKYQLKKSLLQQPKYKLANSARQAKLLEKEWDILSEKRFTQKKSVAKDILAIPIAQVGVERVFNVAKDVIGSRRHRLSARTIQQIMVLKDTISQEEEQGLDYLVAQLGEDGEPIDEVNDLFELPASLEHTFDIDEENQTTEEESEEEVQEERQLPPRKRQRPQRYRDN, from the exons atgcctgtcgcgaaagagcaagtcggcgacgtacctgaaggcctagttccagccatcaaactTGAACCTCCGCCTGGGTTCGAACAAGATGAGTGGGAGCAGCTTACCGAT GGATTTGCGTGTGAAGCTGACGAGATTGACGGTATCTTAGATCAAAGAGGTAGTGGGGGTTCacgaaaaggccgacctaTCAATTTGAGCGTCCCCTATACTGGCTCTCTGAGTGGTAGCGCCCGTGCTATTGCTCAACGTGAACGCAAAGCTCTTTTCgataaagaggagaaggtacTTGAAAGCGTTAGAACAGCCGACCGCTCCGCGAAGTACCAACTGAAGAAATCGCTTTTGCAACAGCCTAAGTATAAATTAGCAAATAGTGCTAGACAGGCTAAGCTGCTAGAGAAAGAGTGGGATATACTTTCAGAGAAGCGGTTTACCCAGAAAAAGTCTG TGGcgaaggatatactagcaATACCAATTGCTCAGGTTGGGGTTGAAAGAGTTTTCAATGTTGCTAAGGATGTTATTGGTAGTCGGAGGCACCGACTATCTGCCCGGACAATACAGCAGATAATGGTTCTTAAGGATACAATATctcaagaggaagaacaGGGTCTAGACTACCTAGTTGCTCAATTAGGGGAGGATGGAGAGCCAATTGACGAGGTTAATGATCTTTTTGAGCTTCCAGCCTCGTTAGAGCATACCTTCGATATAGATGAGGAGAACCAGActacagaagaagagtcggaggaagaggtccaggaggagcgtcaattgccacctcgaaagcgccagcgtcctCAGCGCTACCGTGATAATTAG
- a CDS encoding HTH-Tnp-Tc3-2 multi-domain protein: protein MAPRYTDISTRAAILTLKSRFVGRSTSQISEILGISPRTIDSIYSRACQRGFEPNGPTLKILPEYLEDAPRSGRPRKQEAIHEATVEKSLRSRRLFYHSVESSQGSRIQEDQADEEAWVDEEDETR, encoded by the exons ATGGCTCCTCGTTATACAGATATCTCTACACGTGCCGCTATTCTCACTTTAAAGTCCCGCTTTGTGGGTAGATCAACGAGTCAGATTAGTGAGATCCTAGGCATCTCTCCACGCACTATCGACTCTATCTATAGCCGTGCCTGCCAGCGAGGCTTTGAGCCAAATGGACCAACCTTGAAGATTCTTCCTGAATATCTTGAGGATGCTCCTCGCTCAGGCCGCCCACGCAAGCAAGAGGCTATCCATGAAGCTACTGTTGAGAAA TCTCTACGGTCACGACGTCTCTTCTACCACAGTGTGGAGAGTTCTCAAGGCAGCAGGATACAAGAAGACCAAGCCGACGAGGAAGCCTGGGttgacgaggaagatgagaCAAGATAG
- a CDS encoding HHT1, Histones H3 and H4 — protein sequence MARTKPRPKVTGKAGRGGPDGKTVTGGKPAQKALASKARRQVAGKSTRKAPVAVKKKRKFKAGTVALREIKRYQRGFELLLRKLPFSRVVREFAQVHKADIRFQRSAIEALQEATEAFLVGYFEDCNINAIHAKRVTIQEKDSQLARRYFARELLAFL from the exons ATGGCAAGGACAAAACCACGGCCTAAGGTCACCGGTAAAGCCGGCCGGGGTGGTCCTGATGGCAAGACAGTTACTGGCGGCAAGCCGGCTCAGAAGGCCCTTGCTAGTAAGGCTAGACGTCAAGTAGCAGGAAAGTCTACGCGAAAGGCACCTGTAGCTgttaagaagaagcgcaagtttaAGGCCGGCA CTGTCGCATTACGGGAAATCAAGAGATACCAGAGAGGTTTTGAACTACTCTTGCGAAAACTCCCCTTTTCCCGCGTAGTGCGCGAATTTGCACAGGTGCACAAGGCCGATATCCGCTTTCAACGATCTGCAATCGAAGCTCTTCAGGAAGCTACAGAAGCTTTCTTAGTTGGTTATTTTGAGG ACTGCAACATCAATGCTATTCACGCAAAGAGGGTTACTATTCAAGAGAAGGATTCTCAATTGGCTAGGCGCTACTTTGCGCGCGAGTTACTAGCTTTTCTCTAG
- a CDS encoding DDE-3 multi-domain protein codes for MPGTGHRLQPAVLQAILDRIAACESDRAISRATGASRNTVAKLRLSLEFWGVPYPPRCVRLGRPSILRQAQREGLQAYLNGSPGAYMDEMRDFLYDEYDVRISLASVYRELEKMRWSRKLATKRAKEQSEPLRRLYLARMAQHYKAEQIVALDESACNERTGDRKYGWSPIGEPVELSHSFRRSERWSLLPAMTIDGYISYKIFQGAITSEILEDFLEFQVLPFCNPHPGPASVIVLDNASIHRSERVRVLCQSAGVLLEYLPPYSPDFNPIEKSFKQLKGWMKRNSAQAENFIDFGVFLEYAAQLVCCNINCRSWFHRCGYPY; via the coding sequence atgccaggcaccggccaccgcttgcagcccgctgttctccaggctatcctcgaccgaattgctgcctgcgaaagtgatcgagccatctctagagctacaggtgcgagccgtaacacagtagcaaagctgaggttgagcttagagttttggggcgtgccttatccgccgcgctgcgttcgacttgggcggccatctatactccggcaagctcagcgcgaaggccttcaggcatacctcaatggctcaccgggcgcatacatggatgagatgagggacttcttgtacgacgagtacgacgttaggataagccttgcgagcgtttaccgagagctagagaagatgagatggtctcgcaagcttgcaacaaagcgggcaaaggagcagagtgagccactccgccgcctctatcttgccaggatggcgcaacactataaggcggagcagatcgttgcgttggacgagagcgcctgcaatgagcgtacgggcgaccgcaagtatggctggtctccaatcggggagccggtggagctatcacacagcttcaggcgatcagaacggtggtcgctgctgccagccatgacgatagatggctacataagctataagatctttcaaggcgcgattacatctgagatcctagaagacttcttagagtttcaagtgctgccgttctgcaatcctcacccagggccagcctcagtaatcgtgcttgataacgcctccatccatcgatcagagcgtgtacgggtgctttgccaaagtgctggagtactccttgagtatctgccgccatactcaccagatttcaaccccatcgagaagagctttaagcagctcaaggggtggatgaaaaggaattcagcgcaagcggagaacttcattgactttggggtctttcttgagtatgcagcgcagctggtgtgctgtaatattaactgcagaagctggttccataggtgtggctatccctattaa